From the genome of Colwellia psychrerythraea 34H, one region includes:
- the torC gene encoding pentaheme c-type cytochrome TorC: MKWLKNLWQTLNTPAKYLTLGSISLTAFIMGVVFWGGFNTALEATNTEEFCIGCHSMESKPYQELQKTVHWSNHSGVRATCPDCHVPHSWGRKIARKMEASSDVWGWVFNTVNTSEKFEDKRLEMASREWARFERDDSLACKNCHNYDSMKWDTMSKLAQKQMKRAAEKDQSCVDCHKGIAHILPDMGTARAPQLIAEVGTGPSKFTNEQYYFSALTKPLFFSAKGDVEAGTLNVATKVKILESKENRVKVSISGWRKQIGAGRVIYYDFGINMLTAQLSKEAAKTEGVINGFEEKEDEMTGLKWQRVETTLWTDAEYLITEQQPLWDYARTTFRSSCSVCHTQPDEAHFDANTWPGMFQGMIAFVNMDQDTQALVQKYLQQHSSTFVKKEH; encoded by the coding sequence ATGAAATGGCTCAAAAACCTTTGGCAAACACTTAATACGCCAGCCAAATACTTAACCTTAGGCTCCATCAGTTTAACAGCTTTCATTATGGGCGTTGTTTTTTGGGGTGGATTCAACACCGCTTTAGAGGCAACCAATACTGAAGAATTCTGTATTGGTTGTCATAGTATGGAAAGTAAACCTTATCAAGAATTACAAAAAACAGTGCATTGGTCTAATCACTCTGGCGTACGTGCCACTTGCCCAGACTGTCATGTTCCACATAGCTGGGGTCGTAAAATTGCTAGAAAAATGGAAGCATCCAGTGATGTTTGGGGTTGGGTTTTTAACACCGTTAACACCAGTGAAAAATTCGAAGATAAACGTTTAGAAATGGCGTCACGTGAATGGGCTCGCTTCGAGAGAGATGACTCGTTGGCTTGTAAGAATTGTCACAACTATGACTCGATGAAATGGGACACCATGTCTAAGTTGGCGCAAAAACAAATGAAGCGTGCCGCCGAAAAAGATCAAAGCTGTGTTGATTGCCACAAAGGGATCGCACACATATTACCCGATATGGGAACCGCAAGAGCACCGCAGTTAATTGCTGAAGTAGGCACTGGACCAAGTAAATTCACCAATGAACAATACTACTTCAGTGCATTGACCAAGCCACTATTTTTTAGCGCTAAAGGTGATGTAGAAGCAGGCACGTTAAATGTCGCAACCAAGGTTAAAATATTAGAGAGCAAAGAGAACAGAGTTAAAGTTTCAATTAGTGGTTGGCGTAAACAAATTGGTGCTGGCCGAGTTATTTATTATGACTTTGGTATCAATATGTTAACAGCACAATTATCAAAAGAAGCGGCAAAAACTGAAGGTGTCATCAATGGCTTTGAAGAAAAAGAAGACGAGATGACCGGTTTGAAATGGCAACGTGTTGAAACAACATTATGGACTGATGCTGAATACCTAATTACCGAGCAACAGCCACTTTGGGATTATGCTCGTACAACCTTTAGAAGCAGCTGTAGTGTTTGCCACACGCAACCAGACGAAGCTCACTTTGACGCAAATACTTGGCCAGGCATGTTCCAAGGCATGATAGCTTTTGTCAACATGGACCAAGATACCCAAGCATTAGTACAAAAATATCTACAACAACATTCATCAACTTTTGTTAAAAAAGAACATTAA
- a CDS encoding TorF family putative porin, with protein MNKVIKTANRVLIGTMLLSCPFLASSEQSKEELFNGTFSGSLEMATDYVFRGESETGDGDIPAIKGSFTWTHENGVYAGVFGATNKFESTPDIRAVLAPYIGKFGTFGDSDISYNIFVFHYTYPGVEDMDYTELWMKVAKDFGPVKIELEVTPTLNDWFGVDGWSGINYAVHPSKTFDNGIKLSGSIGYQELSGEGAEGWAHWNLGISKNVYGLNVDVRYHDSDVDSSHKVYGSEQGQKIFDERFVFSVSKSF; from the coding sequence ATGAATAAAGTAATAAAAACAGCAAACCGCGTACTAATTGGCACAATGTTACTATCTTGCCCTTTTTTAGCAAGTAGCGAACAAAGTAAAGAAGAACTATTTAATGGCACTTTCAGTGGTTCACTAGAAATGGCAACCGATTACGTATTTCGTGGTGAATCGGAAACAGGTGATGGCGATATTCCAGCCATTAAAGGTAGCTTTACCTGGACTCATGAAAATGGTGTTTATGCGGGCGTATTTGGCGCAACCAATAAGTTTGAATCTACCCCTGACATTAGAGCCGTACTAGCGCCGTATATTGGCAAATTTGGTACTTTTGGCGACAGTGATATTAGTTACAATATTTTTGTCTTTCATTATACCTATCCGGGCGTAGAAGACATGGACTATACCGAACTTTGGATGAAGGTTGCTAAAGACTTTGGTCCTGTAAAAATAGAACTTGAAGTAACTCCAACCCTAAATGATTGGTTTGGTGTTGATGGCTGGAGCGGTATTAACTACGCTGTTCACCCGAGCAAAACGTTTGATAATGGTATTAAACTTTCTGGCTCTATTGGTTATCAAGAACTATCAGGAGAAGGTGCTGAAGGTTGGGCTCATTGGAACTTAGGTATAAGTAAAAACGTTTATGGCCTTAATGTTGATGTGCGTTATCACGACTCAGATGTTGATAGCTCACATAAAGTTTATGGCTCTGAACAAGGCCAAAAAATCTTTGATGAACGCTTTGTTTTTAGTGTTAGCAAAAGCTTTTAG
- the torT gene encoding TMAO reductase system periplasmic protein TorT — protein sequence MKILLVLLLNIVYCLFFLSTAVAANQDQLNNNRATSTIAVSELSTSKVSTGKIKLCAVYPHLKDSYWLSINFGMTEQAKQRSIELKVLDAGGYQNKDEQLRQIEQCIHWQASAILVGSVNFEALNQKLAQVNKHTPVFALVNEIATNNISGRTGVSWYQMGYQLGEYLVKHHQNNFNTTPATLAWFPGPKRGGGSLQSTKGLQAALVNSPIEIIAIEHGLNEKITQFSLLKDTLKKYNNIDYLAGNAVMAEMAINEVGRLPKEQQPEILSHYLSHGVYRGIKRHKILMANSDQMVLQGKMAINQAVDYLKIGKVKTLQAPTIITIDQATIKKLKTELSLSPSNFKPIYSIKATEVK from the coding sequence GTGAAAATACTTTTAGTGCTACTACTCAACATTGTTTATTGTTTGTTTTTCTTATCAACAGCAGTCGCAGCTAATCAAGACCAGTTAAATAACAATCGTGCAACGAGTACAATAGCAGTAAGCGAGCTATCAACAAGTAAAGTATCCACAGGAAAAATTAAATTATGTGCGGTCTACCCTCATCTAAAAGATTCTTATTGGCTTAGCATCAATTTTGGCATGACTGAACAGGCAAAACAAAGATCAATTGAATTAAAAGTCCTAGATGCCGGAGGCTACCAGAATAAGGATGAACAGTTAAGACAAATTGAACAATGTATTCATTGGCAAGCAAGCGCAATATTAGTAGGCTCGGTTAATTTTGAGGCATTAAATCAAAAACTTGCACAAGTTAACAAGCATACGCCAGTTTTTGCCTTAGTAAATGAAATAGCCACGAACAATATTAGTGGCAGAACGGGTGTCTCTTGGTATCAAATGGGTTATCAGTTGGGAGAATATCTGGTTAAGCACCATCAAAATAATTTCAATACTACACCAGCAACACTTGCTTGGTTTCCTGGCCCTAAAAGGGGAGGGGGCAGTTTACAATCTACCAAAGGTTTACAAGCCGCACTTGTGAATAGTCCTATTGAAATAATCGCTATCGAGCACGGCTTAAATGAGAAGATAACTCAGTTTTCTTTGCTCAAAGACACCTTGAAAAAATATAATAACATCGATTATTTAGCGGGCAATGCTGTGATGGCTGAAATGGCAATAAATGAGGTCGGAAGGTTACCTAAAGAACAACAACCTGAGATCCTAAGTCATTACCTTAGCCATGGCGTTTATCGTGGTATTAAGCGTCATAAAATATTAATGGCCAATTCAGATCAAATGGTACTGCAAGGTAAAATGGCCATTAACCAAGCCGTTGATTACCTAAAAATAGGGAAGGTGAAAACTTTGCAGGCACCTACAATTATCACGATAGATCAAGCGACTATAAAAAAACTAAAGACTGAATTGTCATTGTCACCAAGTAACTTTAAGCCTATTTATAGTATTAAAGCTACTGAAGTAAAATAA
- the torE gene encoding trimethylamine N-oxide reductase system protein TorE has product MTTEQINKETGEKKKRKELKALGFIIVVLFPVLSVFAIGGYGLIIWLIQAFGGVIPH; this is encoded by the coding sequence ATGACCACGGAACAAATAAACAAAGAAACAGGTGAAAAGAAAAAGCGTAAAGAACTTAAGGCATTAGGATTCATTATTGTAGTGCTATTTCCCGTACTCAGCGTATTCGCTATTGGTGGTTACGGCCTAATTATTTGGTTAATTCAGGCATTTGGCGGCGTAATTCCTCATTAG
- the torR gene encoding two-component system response regulator TorR: MNDKHILVVEDEAITRAKLVGYFQHAGYRVSEAENKSQMMVVLENHHIDLVMLDINLPDEDGLMITRNLRSHSNIGIVLVTGRTDSIDKIIGLEMGADDYVTKPFELRELLVRVKNILWRISLTEQKSVIATEDEEDDDLFHFGQCSFDIPKRKLLKNNIPIKLTKAEYDILVAFVANPSRVLSRDRLLNLIEHRVDAPNDRTIDVLVRRLRHKIEDNPKEPQIFTTIHGEGYLFAADIT, translated from the coding sequence TTGAACGATAAACATATTTTAGTGGTAGAAGATGAAGCGATAACACGAGCCAAACTGGTGGGTTATTTCCAACATGCTGGTTATCGAGTTAGTGAAGCGGAAAATAAAAGCCAAATGATGGTGGTATTGGAAAATCATCACATTGATTTAGTCATGTTAGACATTAACTTGCCTGATGAAGATGGCTTGATGATCACTCGAAACCTGCGCAGCCATTCGAACATTGGCATTGTGCTTGTGACCGGGAGAACTGACTCTATCGATAAAATTATTGGTTTAGAAATGGGCGCTGATGATTATGTTACTAAGCCTTTCGAGCTAAGAGAGCTGTTAGTTCGCGTTAAAAACATTCTATGGCGCATATCATTAACCGAGCAAAAATCTGTTATAGCTACAGAAGATGAGGAAGATGACGATTTATTTCATTTTGGTCAATGCAGCTTTGATATTCCAAAACGAAAGTTGCTCAAAAATAATATTCCAATAAAACTAACTAAAGCTGAATACGATATTTTAGTGGCTTTTGTCGCTAACCCTAGCCGAGTACTCAGCCGTGATCGATTACTTAATTTAATTGAGCATAGAGTTGATGCACCCAATGATAGAACCATCGATGTGCTGGTTCGTCGTTTACGTCACAAAATAGAAGATAATCCGAAAGAGCCACAGATTTTCACGACGATTCATGGTGAAGGGTATTTATTCGCCGCTGATATTACCTAG